One Felis catus isolate Fca126 chromosome D1, F.catus_Fca126_mat1.0, whole genome shotgun sequence DNA segment encodes these proteins:
- the LOC101100591 gene encoding olfactory receptor 10AG1-like produces the protein MESKGQYPPGGNHTTLMDFILLGFSDVPDLQEFLFGVFLIIYVIILMGNSLIIIITQIDPSLRTPMYFFLGNFSSLEICYVSVTVPRLLTDLCRQSRSISFLACATQMYFFLVFGATECFILTAMAYDRYVAICNPLLYPLIMNSRLCIQLAAGCWITGIPVHIGFTYLIFSQPFCGSNQLNHFFCDIPPILKLACGDTFTIEILVYTVAVLVVTIPFMLILGSYVKIISTILKLPSAAGRAKAFSTCSSHLVVVALFFGSGIISYLRPKSSHSTGMDKFLSLFYSIVTPMFNPIIYCLRNKDVLVALKKFLPKWIVI, from the coding sequence ATGGAATCTAAAGGACAATATCCTCCAGGAGGGAATCACACTACATTAATGGATTTCATCCTGCTTGGCTTTTCTGATGTTCCTGACCTccaagagtttctttttggggtgttTTTGATAATTTATGTGATTATTCTGATGGGAAATAGCCTCATTATCATAATAACCCAGATTGATCCCTCCCTCCGGACtcccatgtattttttccttGGGAACTTTTCTTCCTTGGAAATATGTTATGTGTCAGTCACTGTCCCCAGATTATTAACAGATCTTTGTAGACAAAGTAGAAGcatttcctttctggcctgtgctacacaaatgtatttctttctggTCTTTGGAGCCACCGAGTGCTTTATTTTGACTGCAATGGCTTACGACAGGTATGTCGCCATTTGCAACCCCTTACTCTACCCTCTCATCATGAACAGTAGGCTGTGTATCCAATTGGCAGCTGGCTGTTGGATCACTGGAATTCCAGTACACATAGGGTTCACCTACCTAATCTTCTCTCAACCCTTCTGCGGGTCCAATCAGTTGAATCACTTTTTCTGTGACATACCTCCAATACTTAAGCTTGCCTGTGGGGATACTTTTACGATTGAGATATTGGTTTATACAGTTGCTGTTCTAGTTGTCACTATTCCTTTTATGTTGATTCTTGGATCTTATGTGAAAATAATCTCAACCATCCTGAAGCTGCCATCAGCCGCTGGGCGAGCCAAGGCATTCTCTACGTGTTCTTCCCACCTTGTGGTTGTGGCTTTATTCTTTGGATCAGGCATCATTTCGTATTTGAGACCAAAGTCCAGCCATTCAACAGGAATGgacaaatttctttctctcttttacagCATTGTGACACCAATGTTTAATCCCATAATATATTGTCTGAGAAACAAAGATGTTTTGGTGGCACTCAAAAAATTCTTACCAAAATGGATTGTAATATGA
- the LOC101100835 gene encoding LOW QUALITY PROTEIN: olfactory receptor 5F1-like (The sequence of the model RefSeq protein was modified relative to this genomic sequence to represent the inferred CDS: deleted 1 base in 1 codon), which yields MRGKNDTSLEGFILLGLADTMELRIILFLLFFGIYALTVLGNVGMILLIGTDSRLHTPMYFFLANLSFVDVCYSSAITPKMLVDLLSETKTISFAGCFLQLYFFIALATTEAILFGLMAYDRYVAICNPLLYSLIMSRTVCLKMAAGAFTAGFLNSMVNTSYVGSLPFCGSNVIHHFFCDSPPLFRLSCSDTHLTEGIISTFAGANLAGTLLIILTSYSYILFSVFHVHSRQGRHKAVSTCASHLTAITLFYATAIYTYLRPSSSYSLVRTKWLLCSTQ from the exons ATGAGGGGCAAGAACGACACTTCGCTGGAGGGTTTCATCCTGTTGGGATTAGCAGACACCATGGAGTTACGGATCAtcctctttctgcttttctttgggATTTACGCCCTTACAGTTTTGGGGAATGTTGGGATGATCCTCTTAATCGGCACTGATTCCCGACTTCACAcacccatgtatttcttcctggcTAACCTGTCCTTTGTGGATGTTTGTTATTCCTCCGCCATCACCCCAAAGATGCTGGTAGACTTACTGTCAGAGACGAAAACCATCTCCTTCGCAGGCTGCTTCCTGCAATTGTACTTCTTTATCGCCTTGGCCACAACCGAAGCCATCCTCTTTGGCTTAATGGCCTATGACCGTTACGTGGCCATATGCAACCCCCTCCTTTACTCTTTGATCATGTCCAGGACAGTCTGCCTCAAAATGGCAGCAGGGGCTTTTACAGCAGGATTCTTGAACTCCATGGTTAACACGAGTTATGTAGGCAGCTTGCCATTCTGTGGTTCCAATGTCATTCACCACTTCTTCTGTGACAGCCCTCCACTCTTTAGGCTCTCATGCTCTGACACACACCTTACCGAGGGTATCATTTCCACGTTTGCTGGTGCGAATCTGGCCGGGACTCTGCTGATCATCCTCACCTCCTACTCCtacattctcttctctgtcttccacGTGCATTCACGGCAGGGGAGGCACAAAGCCGTCTCCACGTGTGCCTCTCACTTGACAGCGATAACTCTGTTCTATGCCACCGCCATCTATACCTATCTGAGACCTAGTTCCAGCTACTCCTTG GTCAGGACAAAGTGGCTTCTGTGTTCTACACAGTAG
- the LOC123380290 gene encoding LOW QUALITY PROTEIN: olfactory receptor 5F1-like (The sequence of the model RefSeq protein was modified relative to this genomic sequence to represent the inferred CDS: deleted 1 base in 1 codon), whose translation MRGKNDTSLEGFILLGLADTMELQIILFLLFFGIYALTVLGNVGMILLIGTDSRLHTPMYFFLANLSFVDVCYSSTITPKMLVDLLSEMKTISFAGCFLQLYFFIALATTECILFGLMAYDRYVAICNPLLYSLIMSRTVCLKMAAGAFTAGFLNSMVNTSYVGSLPFCGSNVIHHFFCDSPPLFRLSCSDTHLTEGIISTFAGANLAGTLLIILTSYSYILFSVFHMHSGQGRHKAISTCASHLTAITLFYATAIYTYLRPSSSYSLVRTKWLLCSTQ comes from the exons ATGAGGGGCAAGAACGACACTTCGCTGGAGGGGTTCATCCTGTTGGGATTAGCAGACACCATGGAGCTACAGATCAtcctctttctgcttttctttgggATTTACGCCCTTACAGTTTTGGGGAATGTTGGGATGATCCTCTTAATCGGCACTGATTCCCGACTTCACAcacccatgtatttcttcctggcTAACCTGTCCTTTGTGGATGTTTGTTATTcctccaccatcaccccaaagaTGCTGGTAGACTTACTGTCAGAGATGAAAACCATCTCCTTTGCAGGCTGCTTCCTGCAACTGTACTTCTTTATCGCCTTGGCCACAACTGAATGCATCCTCTTTGGCTTAATGGCCTATGACCGTTACGTGGCCATATGCAACCCCCTCCTTTACTCCTTGATCATGTCCAGGACAGTCTGCCTCAAAATGGCAGCAGGGGCTTTTACGGCGGGATTCTTGAACTCCATGGTTAACACGAGTTATGTAGGCAGCTTGCCATTCTGTGGTTCCAATGTCATTCACCACTTCTTCTGTGACAGCCCTCCACTCTTTAGGCTCTCATGCTCTGACACACACCTTACCGAGGGTATCATTTCCACGTTTGCTGGTGCGAATCTGGCCGGGACTCTGCTGATCATCCTCACCTCCTACTCCtacattctcttctctgtcttccacaTGCATTCAGGGCAGGGGAGGCACAAAGCCATCTCCACGTGTGCCTCTCACTTGACAGCGATAACTCTGTTCTATGCCACCGCCATCTATACCTATCTGAGACCTAGTTCCAGCTACTCCTTG GTCAGGACAAAGTGGCTTCTGTGTTCTACACAATAG